From a region of the Actinomadura luzonensis genome:
- a CDS encoding PaaI family thioesterase: protein MDDTRPRQGLFWDVLAGRAAPPPAAATLGWELLDVDPGRGTIEVAFVADERFTNPMGVVQGGFLAAMLDDTLGPALVATLPEGHFAPTLDLHVQFLRPARPGRLVGRGRVVRRGRQVCFMSGELLGPDGEPVAVATATAHVQAITRPAGGDAG from the coding sequence ATGGACGACACGCGACCGCGCCAGGGCCTGTTCTGGGACGTGCTCGCCGGGCGGGCCGCCCCGCCGCCGGCGGCCGCGACGCTCGGCTGGGAGCTCCTTGACGTCGATCCCGGGCGGGGCACCATCGAGGTGGCCTTCGTGGCCGACGAGCGGTTCACCAACCCAATGGGCGTCGTCCAGGGCGGGTTCCTGGCCGCGATGCTCGACGACACCTTGGGCCCGGCGCTGGTCGCCACGCTGCCCGAGGGGCACTTCGCGCCGACGCTCGACCTGCACGTGCAGTTCCTGCGTCCGGCGAGGCCCGGCCGGCTCGTCGGCCGGGGGCGCGTGGTGCGGCGCGGGCGGCAGGTGTGCTTCATGTCGGGTGAGCTGCTGGGCCCCGACGGCGAGCCGGTGGCCGTGGCCACCGCGACCGCCCACGTGCAGGCGATCACCCGCCCCGCCGGCGGCGACGCCGGCTGA
- a CDS encoding HNH endonuclease family protein, giving the protein MFLRRSWRLRVAALAAASLLPASGAAAPYAASRSAASRPGSGTTSAAPAELPPAISAAAATRRLTGLTVAGPRPMTGYSRARFPHWSRHGHDCDTREVVLARDGADVKQDARCRALSGAWHSAYDGEDFDDPARLDIDHMVPLAQAWRSGADRWTDARRKEFANDLDGPQLIAVSAASNRSKGDQSPDRWRPPLPGYWCTYSRAWIDVKARYELTVTEPEREALSEMLATCQGPDEG; this is encoded by the coding sequence ATGTTCCTGCGACGATCATGGCGCCTCCGCGTCGCGGCCCTCGCCGCCGCGTCCCTCCTGCCCGCCTCCGGGGCCGCCGCCCCTTACGCCGCCTCCCGATCCGCCGCCTCCCGGCCCGGCTCCGGCACCACGTCGGCGGCGCCCGCCGAGCTGCCGCCCGCGATCTCCGCCGCGGCGGCCACCCGGCGGCTCACCGGACTCACGGTGGCCGGCCCCCGGCCGATGACCGGCTACAGCCGCGCCCGCTTCCCGCACTGGAGCCGGCACGGCCACGACTGCGACACCCGTGAGGTGGTGCTGGCCCGCGACGGCGCGGACGTCAAGCAGGACGCCAGGTGCCGGGCCCTGTCCGGCGCCTGGCACAGCGCGTACGACGGCGAGGACTTCGACGACCCCGCCCGGCTCGACATCGACCACATGGTCCCGCTGGCCCAGGCCTGGCGCTCCGGGGCCGACCGGTGGACCGACGCCCGGCGCAAGGAGTTCGCCAACGACCTGGACGGCCCGCAGCTCATCGCCGTCTCCGCCGCCTCCAACCGCTCCAAGGGCGACCAGTCGCCCGACCGGTGGCGTCCGCCGCTGCCCGGCTACTGGTGCACCTACAGCCGGGCCTGGATCGACGTGAAGGCCCGCTACGAGCTGACTGTCACCGAGCCGGAGCGCGAGGCGCTGTCCGAGATGCTGGCGACCTGCCAGGGGCCGGACGAGGGGTGA